From the Danio aesculapii chromosome 9, fDanAes4.1, whole genome shotgun sequence genome, one window contains:
- the obsl1b gene encoding obscurin-like protein 1 isoform X2 — translation MDVFGGAPRFLAYPRPVVVQSGTDAVLKCQIGGDPRPAVIWERNNEKIHPEGRYRVFEDGNVYNLIITSVTMEDSGQYICKAKNCIGETYAAATLKVEGEAQEMEVREENKPRFLIKPLSTRVGRGEDAMFSCKLWGNPRPEVMWEKDGKKLNEIFESTHFTISYQDGGWFQLKIFKTRAPDGGVYTCKARNEFGESLAGAVLLVDAGPGHEDEGNRNGYTNGHWKAHQGKQRSGRQVATKLKNDPLPNSAKVKMFAVTEGKHAKFRCYVTGKPKPEILWRKDGKLILSGRRYLLYEDREGYFTLKVLYCKQQDNGVYVCSASNTAGQTLSAVHLIVKEPPVRFKQPLNDLQVWERDLAVLECEVPEDSVPITWYLEDRRLQPGAKYGMEEWGTKRRLTIRDIGVDDDGIYLCEMADGGRSIAEVAVKGTIVRKLPRKVDVLEGENAAFCVEVEEEEMDIHWYKDGTELRETHQTILKSFGRTHILVFVNTTPQDSGLVMFYVGRSKTSSQLRVKAARHCPPSCPIGVQINTERANAALLSWFPAQDSRKNPPSGYIIERQEVGSQEWLQCLTTDSATSVEILGDSVPCEADYRFRICSVNKYGRSGNVEFPRAVHLVPVARIQAPLQDALVPEGQDACFTIELSASVIGTWFLNGNQLQDDERFSIRRSRTHQSLRIRGVRDTDNGAEITFIAYGIRDSAALYIQAPLVKFTPLSEMDRNKFVEVGNPIVLYCELSDPEAPVRWYKNGVELQSMEGLHIQSEGTMRRIVIQSAEFSHSGVYSCDAIDDVIRFNVEVEAPPVRFSVIPEGKRNKSIEVGSTIALQCELSDPVAKVSWYKDGVKLLPQSGLDFKSVGTKRELVVQSAEFYHSGVYSCKTRGDAVHFSVDVKAPPVRFSAAPEVKRRKCIEAGCPIILQCEISDSAAQVQWYKDGDQLLVESGVDINSDDCMRTLSIQSAHPSHAGVYSCTTKDDVIEFHVEIRAAPVRFSAVPESGKNICTEAGGHFELCCKVSDPMVHVSWFHNDTQLQPETGLDVQSEGEARTLVVNPAEPRHSGLYRCETSDDSVQFTVDIKDPPVMFSSLPHTLKNQLIETDNSTDLYGEISEPNAKVCCYKDGVELVSKSQPHIKSECTRRTLAVKTAQPSKSGWYDYVRTSDVFQFNVQDQVSSTILADPEVQKTKLVEEMESVALPYVISDPAPYVSQTKEEKVILPQSKPKPELEFESNSDFEPESEHEVHLDASRGALIIHSPETSLVEVKCPKTPEDPIQFEMDQELSHYEVFSGETYDDSVQCTLDTKEEFLRTPGTEAEIISEKENNKITAERSRDRIQWETPVSIPTTFRLTEEEPLPLPKLQQQPQSLEQPEIQPMTQPQLQPVLQPQIQPMLQPMLQPQLQSVPQSELQTMLQPQIQQVLQLQQMPQPQLQPMQQAQIQPMVQPQLHPQLQQQLHLQPNLQKQPQLQNQTNTSISEGSGSNPITTEESGMDQDDIAFKVDVEASRTNFTSICGKDESLPIDADRSSVLLTENSDYTTQEKPLTGQMVEKTTTFNKPTTKKEIIHSSEMCSEGTYQTVTKDVFLACQQEVKAPPVMFSNIDEAQRNKCIESGRPFKLQCEVSDPDAQVWWYKDGNEVLSQDGMVIGSEEGIRTLSVQAAELCHNGTYRCQMNDDAITFHVEIKAPSLKFIPISEVEKNKSTEVDSPIVLKCELSDATSEVLWCKDGRELAPNPELNFQKDENKRKITVESAKLSDTGNYTCHVQGDTVSFKVDDQAHPVRFSALPEIARNKFIEAGCPIILQCEISDPTAQVTWLKDGVELQQHSGLDIQSEGTMRKLIIHSAELKHSGMYSCEAVDDLIAFKVDVAAPPVMFSAVPEIEKNKCIEAGGPIILQCEISYPTALVQWYKDGLRLLPQSGVYIQSQHTMRTLVIQSANVSHSGFYSCNSADDISEFFVEVKAPPVTFANIPEDDLHRNIVEQDNILLRCQVSRSDATAQWYKDGVELKSSNHVLIEVENDIRRLIILSAQLSDSGTYTCRAGDSALVFKVNVREPPVMIVYPKEDVHLDRHVPEEIVLSCELSRPNGKVTWFKDGQKLQESENIKLKTEGPYRRLKILHSGIEDSGEYVCDTADDSIFFNLNIKEPPVRIVSPSQSQMELCQQTSERMVLSCEISRPNATVRWYRDGLEVEESDSLILEVDGVYRRLIIPKPTVKDSAEYVCDTTDDSVTFFVNIAEPPVRFIRPRKMVYGVEKLVGEIVVLECEVCRPNAEVSWKKDGDEIEENSNVTITEDGTNRQLTIHSAAFEDAGQYVCDARDDVMDFLVKIKDPPLKILRKADIETKCQFMVSDAIVLKCEISRANGVVNWLKDNEKIDGNEHFTCEEQGAFRSLIVLNAEMRDSGEYICDAQDDKVVFSVTVEEAPVSIVGNTQKPKHCILMTGDELTIECEVSRINAIVQWYCNGCLLKQDSRTHIESSDTMRKLVISGLQTSDSGEYLCDAIDDKMTTMLTVQDLPFKFIKKDEKTNILAYEEDSLTLRATVNRANAPIKWQRGRDSIRGDRFHTTSDGNTHYLTINPLKRGDSGEYTCHLGTDEMHFNVHIKEMRVKFSKPLENTAGLKGSNVVLKCELYKSKGDVQWLKDSQEIAANRHFTIRAEGRVRSLTIHNITEDDAGEYACESKDERTSATVTVNIPRIVEFIAELHNMTVMEGEDATFKCVVSPEDAKLSWYKNGQLISSNEKFNISSNGLCHMLHIKNCQVSDSCTLTAEAEGVISRALLQVQEAQVLFTKSMDPVVAEEFGEATLEVEVSTQTAEVQWMRQGVVIHPGSKFTLKQSGRKRSLTVHKLTLSDRGTYSCETLHDRTQAKLSVEPRKIKIRKGLIDIQTIERETASFEVELSHSNVEGVWQKDGHALKTNNRLRMTAQGRVHSLTISSLTLDDTGTYIFSVDNVRSLARLDVKEIPVSILKKLDDIRQPEGSGVTLECELSRHNIDIKWTKNEVQLKPGKNHRIYSMGRKCFLQILKCELGDSGLYVCDAGDATTSCSVDIYERELEILQSLEDLDIQEDQNAVFMCEVSLDDVPGEWFKNGEKIKPTSTIKIRQEANKHFLLICNVKEDDSGEIKFLAKNVESTAYLEVEALPANIVKPLQDKTVLEKTRAIMDCTLTNPRCSIRWYKGPNVILPSEHFEICSEGCYRKLVIQQVLLEDEGTYSVQVGNYTSSARLTVEAQSILMVRELQDVNVTAPADACFECEISLPVAKAPTWTLNGETLYPSPKVVLEKMGTVHRLTFKQTSEELSGTVCFITGRTKSTAQLCVRRNN, via the exons ATGGATGTGTTTGGTGGAGCACCACGGTTCCTGGCATACCCTCGGCCTGTGGTTGTACAGAGTGGCACAGATGCGGTTCTGAAATGTCAGATCGGCGGAGATCCCAGACCTGCCGTTATATGGGAAAGAAACAATGAGAAGATTCATCCAGAGGGCAGATACCGGGTGTTTGAGGATGGAAATGTCTACAATCTTATAATAACTTCAGTGACAATGGAGGACAGTGGGCAATACATCTGCAAGGCAAAGAACTGCATTGGAGAGACTTATGCAGCAGCCACTTTAAAAGTAGAAGGTGAAGCACAGGAGATGGAAGTTCGGGAGGAAAACAAGCCACGCTTCCTCATCAAGCCCCTCTCAACTAGGGTTGGACGAGGAGAAGATGCCATGTTCTCCTGTAAGCTGTGGGGAAACCCTAGACCAGAAGTAATGTGGGAGAAGGATGGCAAGAAGTTGAATGAGATCTTCGAGAGCACACATTTCACCATCAGCTATCAGGATGGAGGGTGGTTCCAGCTGAAAATTTTCAAGACAAGAGCACCAGATGGAGGGGTGTATACGTGTAAGGCTAGGAATGAATTTGGAGAGAGTCTGGCAGGGGCTGTGCTGTTAGTGGATGCTGGACCAGGACATGAAGATGAAGGCAACCGTAATGGATACACTAACGGCCACTGGAAAGCACATCAGGGAAAACAAAGAAGTGGTAGACAAGTTGCGACAAAGCTGAAAAATGACCCATTACCAAACTCAGCCAAAGTGAAAATGTTTGCAGTGACAGAGGGGAAACATGCAAAGTTTCGGTGCTATGTAACAGGGAAGCCAAAACCAGAAATATTATGGAGGAAAGATGGGAAACTTATCTTGTCTGGACGACGGTACCTATTGTATGAAGACAGAGAAGGTTACTTCACACTTAAAGTTCTCTACTGCAAACAACAGGACAATGGAGTTTATGTCTGTTCTGCTTCAAACACTGCAGGACAAACCCTGAGTGCTGTACACCTCATCGTCAAAG AGCCACCTGTTCGATTTAAGCAACCATTAAATGACTTGCAAGTATGGGAAAGAGACTTGGCTGTTCTTGAGTGTGAAGTTCCTGAGGACTCTGTTCCAATCACATGGTACTTAGAAGACAGACGACTGCAGCCTGGAGCCAAATATGGGATGGAAGAGTGGGGGACAAAGCGTCGACTCACAATTCGTGATATTGGAGTTGATGATGATGGGATTTATCTCTGCGAGATGGCTGATGGAGGCAGAAGTATTGCTGAGGTAGCAgtcaaag GAACAATTGTACGAAAGCTGCCACGAAAAGTTGATGTCTTGGAGGGTGAAAATGCAGCATTCTGCGTGGAGGTAGAGGAGGAAGAAATGGACATTCATTGGTACAAAGATGGAACAGAGCTAAGAGAGACACACCAGACCATTCTCAAATCTTTTGGAAGGACCCACATTTTGGTCTTTGTAAATACCACACCACAGGACTCCGGTTTGGTCATGTTCTACGTTGGTAGATCAAAAACATCATCTCAGCTACGggttaaag CGGCAAGGCACTGTCCACCAAGCTGTCCCATAGGGGTACAAATAAACACAGAAAGAGCAAATGCAGCTCTTCTTTCCTGGTTTCCAGCACAAGACTCTCGAAAGAATCCACCTTCAGGATATATTATTGAAAGACAAGAGGTTGGTTCACAAGAGTGGCTGCAATGTTTGACCACAGACTCTGCAACCTCTGTGGAGATTCTTGGTGACAGTGTTCCATGCGAGGCAGATTACAGATTTCGGATATGCAGTGTCAACAAATATGGAAGAAGTGGAAATGTAGAGTTCCCTCGAGCAGTTCACCTTG TTCCAGTTGCAAGAATCCAGGCACCTTTACAAGATGCTTTAGTGCCAGAGGGCCAGGATGCCTGCTTTACCATTGAGCTCTCTGCCTCGGTTATAGGCACTTGGTTCCTAAATGGAAATCAGCTTCAAGACGATGAACGTTTCTCCATAAGGCGTTCACGTACGCACCAGTCCCTACGCATCCGGGGGGTACGAGACACAGATAATGGAGCAGAGATCACTTTCATTGCTTATGGAATTCGCGATTCTGCTGCTCTGTATATACAAG CTCCACTTGTAAAGTTCACTCCACTTTCTGAAATGGATCGAAACAAATTTGTAGAGGTTGGCAACCCTATAGTGCTCTACTGTGAGTTGTCAGACCCTGAGGCTCCAGTTCGTTGGTACAAGAATGGTGTTGAACTTCAATCAATGGAAGGTCTGCATATCCAATCAGAAGGAACGATGAGAAGGATTGTCATCCAGTCAGCTGAATTCTCCCACTCCGGAGTTTATAGCTGTGATGCTATCGATGACGTCATCAGGTTTAATGTGGAGGTTGAGG CCCCACCAGTGAGGTTTTCAGTTATTCCGGAGGGCAAGAGGAACAAGTCAATAGAAGTAGGTTCAACGATAGCACTGCAATGTGAGCTCTCAGACCCGGTTGCCAAGGTCTCCTGGTATAAAGATGGTGTGAAACTTCTACCACAAAGTGGACTAGACTTCAAATCTGTGGGCACAAAGAGGGAACTTGTTGTCCAGTCAGCTGAATTTTACCACTCAGGAGTGTACAGCTGCAAGACAAGGGGTGATGCTGTTCACTTCAGTGTGGATGTTAAAG CCCCACCTGTGAGGTTCTCAGCTGCCCCTGAGGTTAAGCGGAGAAAGTGCATTGAAGCAGGCTGCCCCATTATTCTGCAGTGTGAGATTTCAGACTCTGCTGCACAAGTCCAGTGGTATAAAGATGGGGATCAGCTTCTTGTAGAATCTGGAGTAGACATCAATTCAGATGACTGCATGAGAACTCTCAGTATTCAGTCAGCACACCCATCTCACGCCGGTGTGTACAGCTGCACAACAAAGGATGATGTCATCGAGTTTCATGTGGAGATAAGAG CTGCACCGGTGAGGTTCTCAGCTGTACCGGAATCTGGGAAGAATATATGCACCGAAGCTGGTGGCCACTTTGAACTCTGCTGTAAGGTATCAGACCCGATGGTCCACGTCAGCTGGTTCCACAATGATACACAGCTTCAGCCGGAGACTGGTTTGGATGTTCAGTCAGAAGGAGAAGCAAGGACTCTGGTAGTCAATCCAGCTGAGCCCAGACATTCTGGATTGTACCGCTGTGAAACATCAGATGACTCTGTCCAGTTCACTGTGGATATCAAAG ACCCACCGGTGATGTTCTCATCATTACCACATACTTTGAAGAATCAGCTGATTGAAACAGACAACTCCACTGATTTGTATGGTGAGATCTCAGAGCCAAATGCCAAGGTGTGTTGTTACAAGGATGGTGTAGAGCTCGTCTCAAAAAGTCAGCCTCATATCAAATCGGAGTGTACCAGGAGGACGTTAGCTGTCAAGACAGCACAGCCCTCTAAATCTGGATGGTACGACTATGTGAGAACGAGTGATGTCTTCCAGTTTAATGTACAAGATCAag TGTCATCGACCATTTTGGCTGATCCTGAAGTTCAGAAGACCAAATTGGTTGAAGAAATGGAATCCGTTGCACTACCTTATGTGATCTCAGACCCTGCTCCATATGTCAGCCAGACAAAAGAAGAGAAGGTCATACTTCCTCAATCAAAACCCAAACCTGAATTAGAATTTGAATCTAATTCTGATTTTGAACCTGAATCTGAACATGAAGTTCACTTAGATGCATCAAGAGGAGCTTTAATCATCCACTCACCTGAAACATCTCTTGTTGAAGTAAAATGCCCAAAGACACCAGAGGATCCCATCCAGTTTGAAATGGACCAAG AGCTGTCTCACTATGAGGTGTTCAGTGGTGAGACCTATGATGACTCTGTCCAGTGCACTTTGGATACAAAAG AAGAGTTTCTGAGAACACCAGGAACTGAGGCTGAGAtaatatctgaaaaagagaacAACAAAATAACAGCAGAAAGATCCAGAGACAGGATCCAGTGGGAGACTCCAGTGTCAATTCCTACAACTTTCAGATTGACTGAAGAGGAACCACTGCCATTACCAAAGCTACAACAACAGCCACAATCACTGGAACAACCAGAGATACAACCAATGACCCAACCACAGCTACAACCAGTGCTGCAACCACAGATACAACCAATGCTACAACCAATGCTACAACCACAGCTACAATCTGTGCCACAATCAGAGCTGCAAACAATGCTGCAACCACAGATACAACAAGTTTTACAACTACAACAAATGCCACAACCACAACTACAACCAATGCAACAAGCACAAATACAACCAATGGTACAACCACAGCTACATCCACAACTGCAACAACAGTTACACCTACAACCAAATCTTCAGAAACAACCACAGCTGCAGAACCAGACAAATACTTCAATTTCCGAAGGCAGCGGCTCAAATCCTATCACAACAGAAGAGAGTGGCATGGATCAAGATGACATAGCTTTTAAGGTGGATGTTGAAG CTTCAAGGACAAATTTTACATCAATTTGTGGAAAGGATGAGAGCTTGCCTATTGATGCAGACCGTTCCAGTGTACTCCTAACTGAGAACTCAGACTACACTACCCAAGAAAAACCTTTAACAGGCCAAATGGTGGAGAAAACCACAACTTTCAATAAACCTACAACAAAGAAAGAGATAATCCATTCATCAGAGATGTGTTCGGAAGGAACATATCAGACTGTTACCAAGGACGTATTTCTTGCATGTCAACAAGAagtgaaag CTCCACCAGTGATGTTCTCCAATATCGATGAGGCTCAACGGAATAAATGCATTGAGTCAGGACGACCCTTTAAACTGCAATGTGAAGTCTCAGACCCTGATGCGCAAGTCTGGTGGTACAAAGATGGAAATGAGGTGCTTTCTCAAGATGGTATGGTCATTGGGTCTGAGGAAGGGATAAGAACACTCTCTGTGCAAGCTGCTGAATTATGTCACAACGGAACATACAGATGCCAGATGAATGATGATGCCATCACATTCCATGTGGAAATCAAAg CTCCATCACTGAAGTTCATTCCAATTTCAGAAGTGGAGAAGAACAAGTCCACCGAAGTAGACTCACCAATTGTTCTGAAATGTGAGCTATCAGATGCAACCTCTGAGGTGCTCTGGTGCAAAGATGGTAGAGAGCTGGCCCCAAACCCTGAGCTCAATTTCCAAAAAGATGAAAATAAACGGAAAATAACTGTTGAATCAGCAAAACTGTCTGATACTGGGAACTACACCTGTCATGTTCAAGGTGATACCGTATCATTCAAGGTGGATGATCAAG CTCACCCTGTTAGGTTCTCAGCACTCCCAGAAATTGCAAGGAACAAGTTTATTGAAGCAGGCTGTCCAATTATACTTCAATGTGAAATCTCAGACCCTACTGCCCAAGTTACCTGGCTCAAAGATGGAGTCGAACTCCAACAACACAGTGGACTTGACATCCAATCAGAGGGCACTATGAGGAAATTGATCATCCATTCAGCTGAGCTCAAACACTCAGGCATGTACAGCTGTGAGGCTGTGGATGATCTCATAGCATTCAAGGTGGATGTTGCAG CTCCACCAGTGATGTTCTCAGCTGTTCCTGAAATTGAGAAGAACAAGTGCATTGAAGCAGGCGGGCCAATCATTCTCCAATGTGAGATATCTTATCCAACAGCCCTGGTCCAATGGTACAAGGATGGATTACGGCTTCTACCTCAATCTGGGGTTTACATCCAATCACAGCACACGATGAGGACACTGGTTATCCAATCGGCAAATGTATCCCACTCTGGGTTTTACAGTTGTAATTCTGCTGATGATATCAGCGAATTTTTTGTGGAAGTTAAAG CACCTCCTGTGACATTTGCCAACATACCAGAAGATGATCTGCACAGAAATATTGTGGAACAAGACAATATACTCCTTCGCTGTCAAGTGTCTAGGTCAGATGCTACTGCACAATGGTATAAGGATGGAGTAGAGCTTAAGTCTAGTAACCACGTCCTCATTGAGGTGGAAAACGACATTCGAAGGCTAATTATCCTCTCAGCTCAGCTCTCAGATTCTGGGACATATACCTGTCGTGCTGGAGATAGCGCTTTAGTATTTAAAGTTAACGTAAGAG AACCTCCAGTTATGATTGTATATCCCAAGGAAGATGTCCACCTTGATCGCCATGTTCCTGAAGAAATTGTTCTCAGCTGTGAACTTTCACGGCCAAACGGAAAGGTGACATGGTTCAAGGATGGACAGAAACTACAGGAGAGTGAAAACATCAAGCTAAAGACAGAAGGTCCATATAGACGGCTAAAAATTCTGCACAGTGGTATTGAGGACTCTGGAGAATATGTCTGTGACACAGCTGATGATTCTATATTTTTCAATCTAAACATAAAAG AGCCACCGGTACGTATAGTTTCTCCAAGTCAGTCTCAAATGGAACTTTGCCAGCAGACCTCTGAAAGGATGGTCCTGAGCTGTGAAATCTCTAGACCTAATGCCACGGTACGCTGGTATCGAGATGGTCTTGAAGTAGAGGAGAGTGACAGCCTAATTCTGGAAGTTGATGGTGTCTATAGGAGACTTATTATCCCAAAACCTACTGTCAAGGACTCTGCAGAATATGTATGTGACACCACTGATGACTCAGTGACATTCTTTGTAAATATTGCAG AGCCACCAGTCAGATTTATTCGTCCAAGGAAAATGGTCTATGGAGTAGAGAAACTTGTTGGTGAGATTGTGGTCCTTGAGTGTGAAGTGTGTCGACCAAATGCTGAAGTTAGCTGGAAGAAGGATGGAGATGAGATTGAGGAGAATAGCAACGTAACTATAACAGAGGATGGCACAAATCGTCAGTTAACAATTCACTCCGCAGCTTTTGAGGATGCAGGGCAATATGTCTGTGATGCCAGAGATGATGTCATGGATTTTCTAGTAAAAATCAAAG ATCCACCACTGAAAATTCTGCGAAAAGCTGACATAGAAACAAAATGCCAGTTTATGGTATCTGATGCCATTGTGTTAAAATGTGAAATCTCAAGAGCAAATGGTGTGGTCAATTGGCTAAAAGACAATGAGAAGATTGACGGAAATGAGCATTTCACCTGTGAAGAACAAGGGGCATTCAGATCTCTGATTGTCCTTAATGCTGAGATGAGAGACTCCGGGGAGTACATTTGTGATGCGCAAGATGACAAAGTTGTCTTCAGTGTTACTGTAGAAG AGGCTCCAGTGTCCATTGTTGGAAATACACAGAAGCCAAAACACTGCATATTAATGACAGGAGATGAGCTCACCATTGAGTGTGAGGTGTCTCGAATAAATGCTATAGTCCAGTGGTACTGCAATGGATGTTTACTAAAACAGGACTCACGCACACACATTGAAAGCAGTGACACAATGAGGAAGCTTGTGATATCAGGACTTCAGACATCTGACTCTGGGGAGTATCTCTGTGATGCCATTGATGACAAAATGACAACCATGCTAACAGTTCAAG ACCTTCCCTTCAAATTCatcaaaaaagatgaaaaaacaaacattttagctTATGAAGAAGACAGTTTGACACTACGTGCCACAGTCAACAGAGCCAACGCCCCAATTAAATGGCAGAGAGGTCGTGATTCAATCAGAGGTGATCGGTTCCACACAACAAGTGATGGAAACACCCACTACCTTACCATTAACCCACTCAAGAGAGGGGATAGTGGTGAGTATACATGTCACTTGGGAACTGACGAGATGCACTTCAATGTCCACATCAAAG AAATGAGGGTGAAATTCTCCAAGCCACTGGAAAACACAGCGGGACTCAAAGGTAGCAATGTGGTTTTAAAATGTGAACTGTACAAGTCAAAAGGAGATGTTCAGTGGCTCAAAGATAGCCAAGAGATTGCAGCAAACAGACATTTTACAATCAGAGCTGAGGGTCGAGTGAGAAGTTTAACAATACATAACATCACAGAAGATGATGCAGGAGAATATGCTTGTGAATCCAAAGATGAAAGGACATCAGCTACTGTAACAGTCAATA TACCTCGCATTGTGGAGTTTATTGCAGAGCTACACAACATGACTGTAATGGAAGGAGAAGATGCAACATTTAAGTGTGTGGTGTCTCCAGAGGATGCAAAGCTATCCTGGTATAAGAATGGCCAGCTCATTTCATCAAATGAGAAGTTCAACATCTCCAGCAATGGATTATGCCATATGCTGCATATCAAAAACTGTCAAGTCTCAGATAGCTGCACATTGACAGCTGAGGCTGAAGGTGTGATTTCCAGAGCTCTCCTTCAGGTCCAAG AGGCACAGGTGCTGTTCACAAAGAGCATGGACCCAGTGGTTGCAGAGGAGTTTGGAGAGGCAACACTTGAGGTGGAGGTCAGCACACAGACTGCAGAGGTCCAGTGGATGAGACAAGGAGTGGTTATTCATCCAGGATCCAAATTCACCTTGAAGCAGAGTGGTCGAAAACGTTCTCTCACAGTTCACAAACTAACCCTTTCAGACCGAGGAACATACAGCTGTGAAACACTTCACGATCGCACACAAGCCAAGCTTAGTGTGGAAC CACGAAAAATCAAGATTCGGAAAGGTCTTATTGACATCCAGACTATCGAACGAGAGACAGCTTCCTTTGAGGTGGAACTGTCACACAGCAATGTTGAGGGAGTATGGCAAAAGGATGGGCATGCCCTCAAAACCAACAACCGGTTACGCATGACTGCACAAGGACGGGTACACAGTCTTACCATCTCCAGCCTGACCTTGGATGACACTGGCACCTATATATTCTCTGTTGATAACGTCAGATCATTAGCAAGATTGGATGTTAAAG AAATCCCAGTTTCAATCCTGAAAAAGCTTGATGATATCAGACAACCAGAGGGATCTGGGGTAACCCTTGAATGCGAGTTATCACGCCACAACATAGACATTAAATGGACAAAG AATGAAGTTCAGCTTAAACCAGGTAAAAACCATCGTATTTACTCAATGGGAAGAAAGTGCTTTCTTCAAATACTGAAGTGTGAGTTGGGAGACTCTGGATTATATGTGTGTGATGCTGGGGATGCCACAACATCATGTTCGGTGGATATCTATG agagagagcTTGAGATACTGCAAAGCTTAGAGGATCTGGACATTCAAGAAGACCAGAATGCGGTGTTCATGTGTGAAGTGTCTCTGGACGATGTGCCTGGAGAATGGTTTAAGAATGGAGAAAAGATAAAACCGACCAGCACAATTAAGATTCGTCAGGAAG CGAATAAGCACTTCCTCCTTATATGCAATGTTAAAGAAGACGATTCAGGAGAGATCAAGTTTTTAGCCAAGAATGTGGAGTCTACAGCTTACCTTGAGGTGGAAG CATTACCAGCAAACATTGTGAAACCACTGCAGGATAAAACTGTTCTGGAGAAAACCCGTGCCATAATGGACTGCACACTAACAAATCCCCGCTGCAGCATTCGCTGGTATAAGGGACCTAATGTCATCCTGCCCTCAGAGCACTTTGAGATCTGCAGTGAAGGGTGCTATCGAAAACTTGTGATCCAGCAGGTGCTGCTGGAGGATGAGGGCACCTATAGTGTTCAAGTAGGAAACTACACATCTTCAGCAAGACTAACTGTTGAAG